In the Clostridium beijerinckii genome, one interval contains:
- the ndk gene encoding nucleoside-diphosphate kinase, with protein sequence MIERSVVLVKPDGVERNIIGNILSCYEDNGLKIVALKLMRATREIAEKHYSQHKGKDFYEELITFITRSPLCALILQGEDAVARIRKINGATSPTDAEEGTIRHRYARSKTENCVHASDTVESAKEEIALWFPEI encoded by the coding sequence ATGATTGAAAGAAGCGTAGTATTAGTTAAACCAGATGGAGTAGAAAGAAATATAATAGGAAATATTTTAAGTTGTTATGAAGATAATGGTTTAAAAATAGTAGCCCTAAAGCTTATGAGAGCTACAAGAGAAATTGCTGAAAAGCATTATAGTCAACATAAAGGAAAAGACTTTTATGAGGAACTTATAACGTTTATAACAAGGAGCCCACTATGTGCATTAATATTGCAAGGTGAAGATGCTGTAGCAAGAATAAGAAAGATTAATGGAGCAACTAGTCCAACAGATGCAGAAGAAGGAACAATAAGACATAGATATGCTAGAAGTAAGACAGAAAATTGTGTTCATGCATCAGACACTGTAGAAAGTGCTAAAGAAGAAATTGCTTTATGGTTTCCAGAAATATAA
- a CDS encoding acylphosphatase yields MIRYSAIVQGRVQGVGFRYFIQLTACKLNLTGWCRNLMNGNVEIEVQGLETNVLSFVSEIKKGNGFAKVSDIDLNIVPVLDSEKKFSIKY; encoded by the coding sequence ATGATTAGATATTCAGCAATAGTACAAGGAAGAGTACAAGGTGTTGGTTTTAGATATTTTATTCAACTTACAGCTTGCAAACTAAATTTAACTGGTTGGTGTAGGAATCTTATGAACGGAAATGTAGAAATTGAGGTTCAAGGACTAGAAACTAATGTCTTATCTTTCGTTTCCGAAATAAAAAAAGGAAATGGATTTGCTAAAGTTTCCGATATAGATTTAAATATAGTTCCAGTATTAGATAGCGAAAAAAAGTTTTCAATTAAATATTAG
- a CDS encoding phosphatase codes for MKYALDVHTHTIASGHAYSTLMENAKAASEKGIKVLGTTEHGITMPHSPHIWYFNNYKVLPRELFGVTMLYGTEANIIDYDGSLDMDDLTLEKLDIVIGSIHDEVYKVGNIAENTQAFINVIKSGKVDIIGHLGNPGVPVDFEEVIKCAKENDVLIEINNSSFTTSRIGSLGNCTKIASLCKEHETKLIINSDAHFCTRIGEFTEAINMLESIEFPEELIINNDPKELLLRLKKKGRIKDLEVE; via the coding sequence ATGAAATATGCATTAGATGTGCATACTCATACTATAGCAAGCGGCCATGCTTACTCAACCTTAATGGAAAATGCAAAAGCTGCTTCGGAGAAAGGAATAAAGGTGCTTGGTACTACAGAGCACGGAATTACTATGCCACATTCTCCGCATATATGGTATTTCAATAATTATAAGGTGCTGCCAAGAGAACTTTTTGGAGTTACAATGCTTTATGGAACTGAGGCTAACATAATTGATTATGATGGAAGCTTAGACATGGATGATTTAACATTAGAAAAATTGGACATTGTAATTGGAAGTATACATGATGAAGTTTACAAAGTTGGAAATATTGCAGAAAATACACAAGCTTTTATAAACGTAATAAAGAGTGGAAAAGTTGATATAATTGGTCATCTTGGAAATCCAGGAGTTCCAGTTGACTTTGAAGAAGTAATAAAGTGTGCTAAGGAAAATGATGTTTTAATAGAAATTAACAATAGCTCATTTACAACATCTAGAATTGGAAGTTTAGGTAATTGTACAAAAATAGCATCGTTATGTAAGGAACATGAGACTAAGCTAATAATAAATAGTGATGCGCACTTTTGTACTCGTATTGGGGAATTTACAGAAGCTATTAATATGCTAGAATCAATAGAATTCCCGGAAGAACTTATAATAAATAATGATCCAAAGGAATTATTATTGAGATTAAAGAAAAAAGGTAGAATAAAAGATTTAGAAGTAGAATAA
- a CDS encoding cellulose biosynthesis cyclic di-GMP-binding regulatory protein BcsB translates to MKGYISNKVMRNNEKHIFGVLFFFVCFIFSTAILIFNTGAEVFAASEGNNIETTESIKTYSLSNDISFNGTFSSHSIYFNVDKWWENTKAEVQVNFSINQLIDNSKNSYIKLSVNGTPFYSQKVYYRADSEVQQLTVYIPKELIKTGSSELKIEAYLRLSEDPCVDDVNSANWFVIKDGTNIKTTFNNIISNNKISDFPYPFLKNHDNDSDLEDLLIIIPDDYTDSELSAAYILNSYLQKLNDKYENKISITKYGDFQKGENTNNIFIGKFNSFPNEYTEENDQSDECLIKISNSLYSKNTNIKNMMILCNDDDNLIRGVKALGNQELISQLSGDTYKVNKDLKVDTVPDTKSGKITFDSMGIGEIQLKGAFRREAGISYSIPKNKVFSESDKLKIFMRYSDNLDFDKSLVTVYVNNTPIGSKKLDKSKALNDELELSLPSDISYTNYLDIKIGFDLILKDTYCEKREENMPWALVTRDSYLYIGDNDTEGYYFSSYSAPFVKDEMFNDTAMIVPDSLSSKEMNSLGKVIGFLGKDVAYNNGDFKVISNSNVTADDKKKNIIVYGTPKTNKLISEINDKLWFKYDESYSKFLSNEKLQLTEPFSYKIANFQFDISKYNNQKAMLVLTSPDNKVLEDSLNYLSVTEMFQKLNGDCAIIDEEGNIKTYKMKKETTKPVYEKVEELGGNAKIMLIIIGLFIIFAVIAIVLYLYKNKSKDKSDKGKIGSRRRRYNKK, encoded by the coding sequence ATGAAAGGATATATTTCAAATAAAGTAATGAGGAACAATGAAAAGCACATCTTTGGAGTATTATTTTTTTTCGTGTGTTTTATTTTTTCTACAGCGATTTTGATATTTAATACAGGTGCTGAAGTATTTGCTGCATCTGAAGGAAATAATATAGAAACAACTGAAAGTATAAAAACTTATAGTTTAAGTAATGACATATCCTTTAATGGAACTTTTTCAAGTCATAGTATATATTTCAATGTAGATAAATGGTGGGAAAATACTAAAGCTGAAGTTCAAGTGAATTTTTCTATAAATCAATTAATTGATAATAGTAAAAATTCCTATATAAAATTATCCGTTAATGGAACGCCTTTTTATTCTCAAAAAGTTTATTACAGAGCAGATTCAGAGGTTCAGCAGTTAACGGTATATATACCAAAGGAGCTAATAAAAACTGGATCTAGTGAATTAAAAATAGAAGCTTACTTAAGATTATCTGAGGACCCATGTGTAGATGATGTTAATTCAGCTAATTGGTTTGTAATAAAAGATGGTACTAACATAAAAACAACCTTTAACAATATTATTTCCAATAATAAAATATCTGATTTTCCATATCCATTTTTAAAAAATCATGATAATGATAGTGATTTAGAGGATTTATTAATTATAATTCCAGATGATTACACTGATTCAGAGCTTAGTGCTGCATACATCTTAAATTCATATTTACAAAAACTAAATGATAAATATGAAAATAAAATAAGTATAACTAAGTATGGAGATTTTCAAAAAGGAGAAAATACCAATAATATATTTATTGGAAAATTTAATAGTTTTCCTAATGAGTATACAGAAGAAAATGATCAAAGTGATGAATGTCTTATAAAAATATCAAATTCATTGTATTCAAAAAATACAAATATTAAAAACATGATGATTTTGTGTAATGATGATGACAACTTAATAAGAGGAGTTAAAGCACTGGGAAACCAAGAGTTAATATCTCAGTTAAGTGGTGATACTTATAAAGTAAATAAAGATTTAAAGGTAGATACAGTTCCAGATACTAAAAGTGGAAAAATCACTTTTGATAGTATGGGAATTGGAGAAATACAGTTAAAAGGTGCTTTTAGAAGAGAAGCTGGAATAAGCTATAGTATTCCTAAAAATAAGGTTTTTTCTGAAAGCGATAAGCTTAAAATTTTTATGAGATATTCAGACAATCTTGATTTTGATAAATCTTTAGTTACAGTGTACGTTAATAATACACCTATAGGAAGTAAAAAACTTGATAAGAGTAAGGCTTTAAATGATGAATTGGAGCTTAGTTTACCAAGTGATATAAGTTATACAAACTATTTAGACATAAAGATTGGTTTTGATTTAATTTTAAAAGATACATATTGTGAAAAAAGAGAAGAGAATATGCCTTGGGCCCTTGTTACAAGAGATTCGTATTTATATATTGGTGATAACGATACGGAAGGATATTATTTTTCAAGTTACAGTGCACCATTTGTAAAAGATGAAATGTTTAATGATACTGCAATGATTGTTCCAGATAGTCTAAGTTCTAAAGAAATGAATTCATTAGGAAAAGTCATTGGCTTTTTAGGAAAAGATGTTGCCTACAACAATGGAGATTTTAAAGTTATCAGTAATTCAAATGTGACAGCTGATGATAAAAAGAAAAATATAATAGTCTATGGAACACCAAAAACTAATAAATTGATTTCAGAGATAAATGATAAATTATGGTTTAAGTATGATGAAAGCTATTCAAAATTTTTATCAAATGAAAAGCTTCAATTAACAGAACCTTTTAGCTATAAGATTGCAAACTTCCAATTTGATATATCAAAATATAACAACCAAAAGGCAATGCTTGTATTAACCTCGCCAGATAATAAAGTATTAGAGGACTCACTAAATTATTTAAGTGTAACGGAGATGTTTCAAAAACTTAATGGAGACTGCGCAATAATAGATGAAGAGGGTAATATTAAAACATATAAAATGAAAAAAGAAACTACAAAGCCAGTTTATGAAAAGGTAGAGGAATTAGGCGGCAATGCCAAGATAATGCTTATAATAATAGGTTTGTTTATAATATTTGCAGTAATTGCTATAGTTCTATATTTATATAAAAACAAAAGCAAAGACAAGAGCGATAAAGGTAAAATAGGAAGTAGAAGAAGACGATACAATAAAAAATAA
- a CDS encoding glycosyltransferase, with product MNILDYLVIYSLIVIWITIFMNVILVIAGYMYYSKVNKEYMYEELESYPFVSILVPAHNEAVVIKKTVISLLELDYPNDKYEIIVINDNSSDNSKDVLENVQKTYYGRNLIVINTDNIIGGKGKSNALNIGLQKSKGEILAVYDADNTPDKNALKYLVQTLIKDKKLGAVIGKFRCRNKDVNLLTNFVNIETLTYQWMAQAGRWYMLKLCTIPGTNFVVRREVMEEMGGWDTKAITEDTEVSFRIYRMGYKIKFMPLAVTYEQEPQTIKVWFKQRNRWAKGNIYVVIKNLKYLFGLEAGVTKFDILYYTLVYFFFLSASVISDCLFLLGGANLIELHIGGYEIILWFMALLVFVLSVMVAISTEKGELNVKNVLIIFLSYFTYCKMWAIVSVAGFYNYIRDVVLKKEAKWYKTERFS from the coding sequence ATGAATATTTTAGATTATTTAGTTATATATTCACTCATAGTAATATGGATAACAATTTTTATGAATGTGATATTAGTAATAGCTGGATATATGTATTATTCAAAAGTAAACAAGGAATATATGTATGAAGAGCTTGAAAGCTATCCATTTGTATCAATATTAGTTCCAGCTCATAATGAAGCTGTAGTAATAAAAAAGACAGTAATTTCTTTATTAGAATTGGATTATCCAAATGATAAATATGAAATTATAGTAATAAATGATAATTCAAGTGACAATTCTAAAGATGTACTTGAAAATGTCCAAAAAACTTATTATGGTAGAAATCTTATAGTGATTAATACTGACAATATAATAGGGGGAAAAGGAAAATCAAATGCTTTAAACATAGGTCTTCAAAAAAGTAAGGGAGAAATTTTGGCGGTTTATGATGCAGATAATACTCCTGATAAAAATGCTCTTAAGTATTTGGTGCAGACTTTGATAAAAGATAAGAAATTGGGAGCAGTTATTGGAAAGTTTAGATGCAGAAATAAGGATGTAAATTTACTTACAAACTTTGTTAATATAGAAACTCTTACATATCAATGGATGGCGCAGGCAGGAAGATGGTATATGCTTAAACTTTGCACTATTCCAGGAACTAATTTTGTAGTTAGAAGAGAAGTGATGGAAGAAATGGGAGGTTGGGATACGAAGGCTATAACAGAAGACACAGAAGTCAGCTTTAGAATTTATAGAATGGGATATAAAATAAAATTTATGCCTCTTGCAGTAACTTATGAACAAGAACCTCAGACTATTAAAGTATGGTTTAAGCAGAGAAACAGATGGGCAAAAGGAAATATATATGTAGTAATAAAAAATCTGAAATATTTATTTGGACTAGAAGCAGGAGTAACAAAATTTGATATTCTATATTATACTTTGGTTTATTTCTTTTTTTTATCTGCAAGCGTAATATCAGACTGTTTATTTTTGCTTGGAGGAGCAAATTTAATTGAACTTCATATTGGAGGGTATGAGATTATTTTATGGTTTATGGCATTATTAGTATTTGTCTTATCAGTAATGGTAGCAATTTCAACAGAAAAAGGAGAATTGAATGTAAAAAATGTATTGATTATATTTTTAAGCTATTTTACTTATTGCAAAATGTGGGCTATAGTTTCGGTGGCTGGTTTTTACAATTATATAAGGGATGTTGTATTGAAAAAGGAAGCAAAGTGGTATAAGACAGAAAGATTTTCTTAA
- a CDS encoding DUF2334 domain-containing protein, whose amino-acid sequence MKCYGENNKVLILYDKSKEYGSEKNLLSALVKSQLSEEKEISISKINIDNPKDFQQYNEIFILNIGEENHSIEALKEKLKSYNGKINWIKKASELLDKKDLKLKAETYLYLDNVTPFNDLNNLIDEVDYLKDKGIKFFIEAAPVFVNENLKAMGRFSEALRYAQDNGGKVILKFPIINSKGVNGTDTGGKIIGDKLKEAFKNYTNYWIYPVGINADEEFIYREDLKNILESTNTLFLNYNEDINIDIDNYEIKAYTNFIQKVDLNDYINNEKISGKNAIKIESNCNLEEFKNNIDKVLSKEINLIPSNKMSTYIKFESEIKNDNGRVFFNNQEVTQDRFINAEEYENAVNKTINKENPIKEDLTITNRRLEIFSGAALIIFIGILIISRNIERKRFFK is encoded by the coding sequence ATGAAATGTTATGGAGAAAACAACAAAGTACTTATTTTGTATGATAAAAGTAAGGAGTATGGTAGTGAAAAAAATTTATTGAGTGCTTTAGTTAAAAGTCAGTTATCAGAGGAAAAGGAAATTAGCATATCTAAAATAAATATCGATAATCCAAAAGATTTTCAGCAGTATAATGAAATATTCATTTTAAATATAGGAGAAGAAAATCATAGTATAGAGGCATTAAAAGAGAAATTAAAATCATATAACGGAAAGATTAACTGGATAAAAAAAGCTTCGGAACTTTTAGATAAAAAGGATTTGAAATTAAAAGCTGAGACTTATTTATATCTTGATAATGTAACTCCATTTAATGATTTAAACAATTTAATCGACGAAGTAGATTATTTAAAAGATAAGGGGATTAAATTTTTTATAGAAGCGGCACCGGTATTTGTAAATGAAAACTTGAAAGCCATGGGCAGATTTTCAGAAGCCTTAAGATATGCACAGGATAATGGAGGAAAAGTAATACTTAAGTTTCCTATAATTAATTCTAAAGGAGTAAATGGCACAGATACAGGGGGGAAAATAATTGGAGATAAACTTAAAGAGGCCTTTAAGAATTATACTAATTATTGGATTTATCCAGTTGGAATAAATGCTGATGAAGAATTTATCTATAGAGAAGATTTGAAAAATATTTTAGAAAGCACTAATACTTTATTTCTAAATTACAATGAAGATATTAACATTGATATAGATAATTATGAAATCAAAGCTTATACCAATTTTATTCAAAAAGTTGATTTAAACGACTATATTAATAATGAAAAAATAAGCGGTAAAAATGCAATAAAAATAGAAAGTAACTGCAATTTAGAAGAATTTAAAAATAATATTGATAAAGTTTTAAGTAAAGAAATTAATCTTATTCCAAGTAATAAAATGAGCACTTATATAAAGTTTGAAAGTGAAATTAAGAATGATAATGGAAGAGTTTTCTTTAACAATCAAGAGGTAACTCAGGATAGATTTATTAATGCAGAAGAATATGAAAATGCTGTTAACAAAACAATTAATAAAGAAAATCCAATTAAAGAGGATTTAACTATTACTAATAGAAGATTGGAAATATTCAGTGGAGCAGCTTTAATAATATTTATAGGAATACTTATAATAAGCAGAAATATAGAAAGAAAAAGGTTTTTTAAATAA